The following proteins come from a genomic window of Miscanthus floridulus cultivar M001 chromosome 2, ASM1932011v1, whole genome shotgun sequence:
- the LOC136515767 gene encoding transcription elongation factor TFIIS-like: MERELLETFDAAKKAADATAADGDSPEADRCLDALRRLRGIRVNTDILVSTQVGKRLRPLTKHPHSGIQAVAADLFGYWKKVVLEESGKKNGSSENERSSDSSGKVEKVRPMKVEKNSASASMKVEKRDVGVRSQKPDNVKVEKTASNGSRTQSVKVEKVSKEVSRTPDAKKPASTPSGPPKLASLVKCNDPTRDKIRELLAEAFAKVSRETSNDDRDEVRNILDEVDACDPFRVAVKVESALFERLGRSTGAHKTKYRSIMFNLRAENNTDFRRRVLIGEVTPEGLPDISPDEMASDARKQENMQIKEKALFECERGGAPKATTDQFKCGRCGQRKTTYYQLQTRSADEPMTTFVTCVNCNNHWKFC; this comes from the exons ATGGAGAGGGAGCTGCTGGAGACGTTCGATGCGGCCAAGAAGGCGGCCGACGCTACGGCAGCTGACGGCGACTCGCCGGAGGCTGACCGCTGCCTCGACGCGCTGCGCCGGCTGCGCGGCATACGCGTCAACACCGACATCCTCGTCTCCACGCAG GTTGGCAAACGTCTTCGACCCCTTACTAAGCACCCTCACTCAGGCATCCAGGCAGTCGCTGCAGACCTTTTTGGGTACTGGAAAAAGGTTGTCCTTGAAGAGTCAGGAAAGAAAAATGGCAGCTCAGAGAATGAAAGATCAAGTGACTCTTCTGGAAAGGTTGAGAAGGTGAGGCCCATGAAGGTTGAAAAGAATTCTGCATCAGCAAGCATGAAGGTTGAGAAAAGAGATGTGGGTGTTAGGAGTCAGAAGCCTGACAATGTCAAAGTTGAGAAGACCGCTAGCAATGGTTCCAGAACTCAATCTGTGAAGGTTGAAAAGGTATCCAAAGAAGTCAGTAGAACTCCTGATGCAAAGAAGCCAGCATCCACCCCCAGCGGTCCCCCAAAGCTTGCATCTCTTGTCAAATGCAATGATCCTACCCGAGATAAAATCCGGGAACTACTTGCTGAAGCTTTTGCAAAGGTCTCCAGAGAGACTAGTAATGATGACCGAGATGAAGTGAGAAACATCTTGGATGAAGTTGATGCATGTGACCCATTCAGAGTTGCTGTGAAAGTAGAGTCTGCACTATTTGAGAGGCTTGGACGTTCCACCGGGGCTCATAAGACAAAATATAGGTCAATCATGTTCAACCTGAGGGCTGAAAACAACACTGATTTCCGGAGAAGGGTTCTTATTGGTGAAGTGACGCCAGAGGGGCTTCCAGACATATCTCCTGATGAGATGGCTAGTGATGCAAGGAAGCAAGAGAATATGCAGATTAAGGAGAAGGCTCTGTTTGAGTGTGAGCGGGGAGGAGCACCGAAGGCAACGACGGATCAGTTCAAGTGTGGCAGATGTGGTCAGCGGAAGACGACTTACTATCAGCTGCAAACTCGGAGTGCTGATGAACCGATGACGACATTCGTCACATGTGTGAACTGCAACAATCATTGGAAGTTCTGCTGA